CATCTGTTCCAATTAATTCGTCCGTGGCCCGCATTTCCTGTGTGAATGTCGCGGTGTTCGCTCCAGGGGCAGGTCTGGCGGCAGGGGGACAATGTCTTCGTCGGGGATCGTGGGTGCGCATGTCTTCAGGCGGCTTGAAGGGCGGATGATCTTGGCGCGACGACCGTGCTCGAGCAGCACCTCCATCGGGTCCTCGCCCCGGTGGCCCAGCCGCGGCAGCCACTCGATCAGCAGCTTCATCGAAACCTCGAACGGATCCACACCGGCCCGGGCGGCCACCTCCTGGCGCAGCGCCATCAGGATCTGCGCGATCGAGAACGCCGCCCACACCTGCGCCTGCACCACCTCCGTCTTGGCGCCCCAGAACAGGTGCAGCCCCAGTTCCCGCTTCACCAGCTTGATCGCCAGCTCGATGTCCCACCGGCGCGCGTACAGCCGCGCGATCTCCTGGAGCGGCAGCTTCCTTGGGGCGAGCACGTTGGTGATGTACTCGTACGTCTGACCCTTGTGGGTGAAGCGCACCAGCCGCACCGATTTCGCCGCGCGGTCGGCCCGGTGCGCGCCCAGCCAGATCAGCGCGTCCAGCGTGGACCCATGCTCATAGAAGACGTGGCGCACCTTGTAGCTCGTCTTCTTCTTCAGGCGGCTGACCCAGTAATGGCCTGCCTGGCTCAGGAAGTCGAACCACTCGAAGCCGAAATAGCCCAGGTCCGCCAGCACCAGGCTTTCCGCCGGCAGTTCCTCGACCATGGAGCGCGCGCGCAGCTTCTCGTTGGCGCGTACGTCGTCCACCCACATCAGCTTGAGCCACTGCTGCAGCCGCACGTCGAAGAGGCCGGCCACCTTGCCCGGAAGCAGCTTATCGTCTCCAGCCGGGGTGCCGCGCAGGGCGGGCAGCTTGCGGGCGAGCGGGTCGAGCGTCGTCTCGTCCAGCACCACCACGGCCGACGCCCATCTCGCCAGCGTCGCATCCGCGTAGGGGAGGAGCCGCTCCGCCAGCACCGCGGTGACCTGGTCGAAGAAGCGCTCCATGGCCGCTAACCCGCCCTCTGCCAGGCGGTTACGCACTGCCTGGTCGCACACGTCGAAGCGCGGGTAGTCCCACAGGCCATGCACCGCGAGCAGGCGCCACACCGCCGCCTGGCTTCCCAGCCCACGCAGTACCGCGACGAGGAATCCCGCCCACAGGCCCAGGCTGGGCAGCACGGCCGGGCGCCCACGTCCCCTGCGCATCGGCTTTGGGACGATCCCCTCGACCATCGCACGTACGAACGCCTCAACTTCATTCAGGCGTTCGTCCTTCGCCTCTTTCGTCAACTCACGCTGCTGCACAAACCACCTACGCGTAAATCGTTTCTGGTCTCCTTAACTTGTTGGTAAATCTACACCTTGGTCGAATTAGTTGGAACAGATGCCACATGGGGCGGCCCCTACAATGTTTCGTTGCGATGCGCCGGGCGACGGTGACACGCCGGGCACGGGCGCGATAAATCGCGCCCCTACAACGCCTGCGTACACACCGATCCGGCAGAGACGCGAGACGGCTTCAGCCGTCTTCCCGTGGTTCCAGCCGGGGGCTTTAGCCCCCGGCGACCCCCCCCTCACGACAACCCATCGCACGGGCTCAGAAACAGGTTCGGCACCCACTGCCCCAGGATGTGGAGCGCGAGCAGGGCGTTCAGCGCGATGGCGGAGAGCGCCATGAAGCTTCCGCGCCCCACCGGCCCGCCCACCGCCGTATCCAGGCTCCCCCCCATCCGCTTCCAGCTCCCCCACGACACCCACGCGCCGCTCAGCGCCAGCGCCAGCATCGCGAAGGTGGCGAAGTGGTTGATCCACTCCGCGCGGTGCCGGCAGGCGTAGGGGACGACCGCGTAGTTCACCACGAGCTGCAGCTTCCACGCGACGATGCCGATCAGCATGCCGTACCACAGCCGCCCGCGGCCCTCCGGGTGCAGGAAGCGCTCTTCGACGGGCGAGTCCGTCATCCCGAGATCCTGGGCGACCAGTAGATGGTGAGGTAGAGCGGGATCCAGATGACCACCACGAAGTGCCAGTACAGCCCGTTCACCTTGATCCCCTGCATCCGCGACTGCGTCCAGTGGCCCTGCCGCGCGAGGGCGATCACCACCGCCGTCTTCAGCACGACGGAGAGGACGTGCGCGGAGTGGAAGACCACCATCGTCCACACGATGGAGCCGTACGCGTGGCTGTCCCAGAAGTACTCCACCTGGCTGTACTCGATCACCTTCATCACCAGAAAGATCACGCCCAGCGTGAGCGACACCGCCATCCCGATGGTCAGCCCGCGGACGCTGTTGCGCTCCGTGATGGAGGTGTCCGCGTAGTGCACGGCGAAGCTGCTCCCGATCAGGATCAGCGTGTTGATAGTGG
The nucleotide sequence above comes from Longimicrobium sp.. Encoded proteins:
- a CDS encoding IS4 family transposase produces the protein MRRGRGRPAVLPSLGLWAGFLVAVLRGLGSQAAVWRLLAVHGLWDYPRFDVCDQAVRNRLAEGGLAAMERFFDQVTAVLAERLLPYADATLARWASAVVVLDETTLDPLARKLPALRGTPAGDDKLLPGKVAGLFDVRLQQWLKLMWVDDVRANEKLRARSMVEELPAESLVLADLGYFGFEWFDFLSQAGHYWVSRLKKKTSYKVRHVFYEHGSTLDALIWLGAHRADRAAKSVRLVRFTHKGQTYEYITNVLAPRKLPLQEIARLYARRWDIELAIKLVKRELGLHLFWGAKTEVVQAQVWAAFSIAQILMALRQEVAARAGVDPFEVSMKLLIEWLPRLGHRGEDPMEVLLEHGRRAKIIRPSSRLKTCAPTIPDEDIVPLPPDLPLERTPRHSHRKCGPRTN
- a CDS encoding cytochrome c oxidase subunit 3, which translates into the protein MSERVVLDVSEYPALVQGPRGGLWWGMAGLILIEVVVFTALIATYFYLKFLNPHWPPAGDPLPKLTLPTINTLILIGSSFAVHYADTSITERNSVRGLTIGMAVSLTLGVIFLVMKVIEYSQVEYFWDSHAYGSIVWTMVVFHSAHVLSVVLKTAVVIALARQGHWTQSRMQGIKVNGLYWHFVVVIWIPLYLTIYWSPRISG